A stretch of Malus sylvestris chromosome 11, drMalSylv7.2, whole genome shotgun sequence DNA encodes these proteins:
- the LOC126590364 gene encoding uncharacterized protein LOC126590364 has product MNSSSMNRNTVEPLTGVNYKKWKQDLEIVLGVIDMDLALRTEEPPLPIDGCTSSQRSKYEKWQKSNRISLIIIKRSMTDVIHGGFPKSSNAHEFMKSTEEKYKESKKTKTGNLMNSLTSIRYDGEGSVREYILIVIDIAGKLRNLEVPIFETFLVHVMNSLPDFYTQLKVSYNALQAKWDVNELISICVGEEVRIKKEITERRRLNL; this is encoded by the coding sequence ATGAACTCTAGCTCCATGAACCGCAACACAGTTGAACCACTCACTGGTGTCAACTACAAAAAATGGAAACAAGACTTGGAGATAGTTTTAGGTGTCATTGATATGGACCTAGCACTGAGAACTGAGGAACCCCCATTGCCTATTGATGGTTGCACTTCGAGCCAAAGATCAAAGTATGAAAAGTGGCAGAAGTCAAACAGAATTTCATTGATAATAATCAAGAGATCCATGACAGATGTTATTCATGGAGGatttccaaagtcttcaaatgCACATGAGTTTATGAAATCCACCGAGGAGAAGTACAAAGAATCCAAGAAGACTAAAACTGGCAATCTTATGAATTCACTCACATCAATCAGGTATGATGGTGAAGGAAGTGTACGTGAATATATACTCATAGTAATCGACATTGCTGGAAAGCTAAGAAACCTTGAGGTACCaatttttgaaacctttttggTTCATGTCATGAACTCTCTGCCAGATTTTTATACTCAGTTGAAGGTCTCTTATAATGCTTTGCAAGCTAAATGGGATGTGAATGAATTGATTTCGATTTGTGTGGGTGAAGAAGTGAGAATTAAAAAGGAAATAACTGAAAGGAGAAGATTGAATCTGTGA